The Lactuca sativa cultivar Salinas chromosome 2, Lsat_Salinas_v11, whole genome shotgun sequence genome includes a window with the following:
- the LOC111916331 gene encoding uncharacterized protein LOC111916331, with amino-acid sequence MKLMKKMTLEKNMMKKMNHMLVENESYASWNWFLSYIKSHVVKEREDICLISDRHLGILKVVNEHGSPWLEPRGFHRYCLRHFINNFNDKFRNSELKALAYRVGSQNQVRKFNSIMEEIGKLNQQARQWLERHPLDRLTLAHDGGRRYGLLTTNLSEFFNSVLKEYCSTWASEFSPLPHEAYWPQSSSRQLLPNLELLRNKKGRPRSTRLRNGMDIKEGKNGYLCGICRQSGHNRKKCPSKPR; translated from the exons ATGAAAttgatgaagaagatgacattggagaagaatatgatgaagaaAATGAATCATATGCTAGTAGAAAATGAATCATATGCTAGTTGGAATTGgtttctttcttatatcaagagTCATGTGGTGAAAGAGCGTGAAGACATTTGTTTAATATCTGATCGTCATTTGGGAATCCTAAAGGTAGTCAATGAGCATGGATCTCCATGGTTAGAGCCACGTGGTTTTCATAg GTATTGTTTACGACATTTTATCAACAACTTTAATGACAAGTTTCGTAATTCAGAATTGAAAGCTTTAGCTTATCGTGTCGGGAGTCAGAATCAAGTTCGAAAATTCAACTCGATCATGGAAGAAATTGGGAAGCTAAATCAACAAGCTCGACAGTGGCTAGAGAGGCATCCACTTGATAGATTGACACTTGCACATGATGGTGGGAGGAGATATGGGCTTCTCACAACAAATTTGTCAGAGTTTTTTAATAGTGTACTTAAAG AATATTGTTCTACTTGGGCATCCGAGTTTTCCCCACTTCCTCATGAAGCGTATTGGCCACAATCTTCATCTAGACAATTGCTTCCAAATTTAGAGCTTTTACGGAATAAAAAAGGTCGTCCTCGCTCAACAAGACTACGAAATGGAATGGACATTAAAGAAGGAAAAAATGGGTACCTTTGTGGGATTTGTAGGCAAAGTGGTCATAATCGGAAAAAATGTCCCTCTAAGCCAAGGTGA
- the LOC111916332 gene encoding serine/threonine-protein phosphatase PP1, translating into MEQPDVDDIIHRLLEVRGKPTKQFQLTESEIKQLCVVSREIFLQQPNLLELQAPIKICGDIHGQYADLLRLFEHDGLPPEVDYLFLGDYVDRGKQSLETICLLLAYKIKYPNNIFLLRGNHECASINRIYGFYDECKRRFNVKLWKIFADCFNCLPVAALISEKILCMHGGLSPDLNNFDQIRELTRPADIPDSGLLCDLLWSDPHKDVKGWAMNDRGISYTFGADVVTEFLLKHDLDLVCRAHQVVEDGYEFFAYRQLVTVFSAPNYCGEFDNAGAFISVDETLECSFRILKPAEKKRSKSMMNLFGSSTSG; encoded by the exons ATGGAGCAACCTGATGTTGATGATATAATCCATAGGCTGCTTGAAGTTAGAGGGAAACCTACAAAGCAGTTTCAGCTCACTGAATCCGAAATCAAGCAACTCTGCGTCGTTTCTAGAGAAATATTCTTGCAACAACCTAATCTGTTGGAACTTCAAGCACCCATTAAAATCTGTG GTGATATTCATGGTCAATACGCCGATCTTCTTCGTCTTTTTGAGCACGATGGATTACCACCTGAAGTCGACTACTTATTTCTTGGTGATTATGTTGACAGAGGCAAACAAAGCCTTGAAACGATATGCCTTCTTCTCGCCTACAAAATTAAATACCCAAATAACATCTTCCTTTTGCGTGGAAACCATGAGTGTGCTTCGATAAACCGTATATACGGATTCTATGATGAATGTAAAAGAAGATTTAATGTGAAGTTATGGAAGATCTTTGCAGATTGCTTCAATTGCTTACCTGTCGCTGCTCTCATTAGTGAAAAGATTCTGTGTATGCATGGAGGTCTATCACCCGACCTCAATAACTTTGATCAAATCAGAGAGTTGACTCGTCCTGCTGACATACCTGATTCTGGTCTGCTTTGTGATCTTCTATGGTCAGATCCACATAAAGATGTCAAAGGGTGGGCCATGAATGATCGAGGGATTTCATACACTTTTGGTGCTGATGTTGTGACAGAGTTTCTACTGAAACATGATCTTGATCTTGTTTGTCGCGCTCACCAG GTTGTAGAAGATGGGTATGAGTTCTTTGCATACAGACAACTTGTAACGGTGTTTTCTGCACCAAATTATTGTGGGGAATTTGACAATGCTGGTGCTTTTATCAGTGTTGATGAGACTCTAGAGTGTTCTTTTCGAATACTAAAACCCGCAGAAAAGAAAAGATCCAAATCTATGATGAATCTTTTTGGGAGCTCCACCAGCGGCTAA